CAAGGCCATTGGCCTGCACAAGGCCTTCCTGCCCAGGCATTACGGCGGCCTGGAAATAAGCCTGCCACAGTTCGCCGAATGCATCGCCGCGCTGGCCGGCGCCTGCGCCAGCACTGCCTGGGCTATGAGCCTGCTGTGCACCCACAGTCATCAGCTGGCGATGTTCCCGGCACGCTTGCAGGACGAGATCTGGGGCCGTGACCCGGACGCCACCGCCAGCAGCAGCATCGCGCCGTTCGGTCGCACCGAGGAAGTCGAGGGCGGCGTGCTGTTCAGCGGCGAGATGGGCTGGAGCAGCGGCTGCGACCACGCCGAGTGGGCGATCATGGGCTTTCGCCGGGCCAACCCTGAGGGCGGCCAGGACTACTGCTTCGCCGTGCTGCCGCGCAGCGACTACCAGATCCGCGACGACTGGTTCGCCGCCGGCATGCGCGCCAGTGGCAGCCGCACGCTGATCGTCGAGCGCGCCTTTGTGCCCGAACACCGTATCCAGAAGGCCAGGGACATGATGGAGGGCCAGTCGGCGGGCTTCGGGCTGTACCCGGACAGCGCGATCTATTTCAACCCCTACCGGCCATACTTCGCCAGCGGGTTCTCCACGGTCAGCCTGGGCATCGCCGAGCGCATGCTCGAGGTCTTCAGGGACAAGACCCGCAACCGCGTGCGCGCCTACACCGGCGCCGCCGTCGGCGCGGCCACCCCGGCGCTGATGCGCCTGGCCGAGTCCACCCACCAGGTCGCCGCGGCGCGGGCGCTGCTGGAAAAGAGCTGGGAGCAGATCGCCGAGTACAGCGCCCGGCACCAATACCCGACGCGCACCGAGCTTACGTACTGGCGCACCAACCAGGGCTACGCGGTCAAGTTGTGCATCCAGGCCGTGGATCGGCTGATGGAGGCGGCTGGCGGCGGCGCCTGGTTTGACGGTAACGAGCTGCAGCGGCTGTTCCGCGATGCGCACATGACCGGCGCGCATGCCTACACCGACTACGACGTCTGCGCGCAGATCCTCGGGCGCGAGTTGATGGGGCTGGAGCCGGATCCGGCGATGACCTGAGCTTCAGCCGATGAACATGGCTGGCGCCCCAGCCTAGCCCAACAACAATGATGGAGCCTTGCATGTCCAATCCCTTCGATAGCCGCGCCTTCCGCCGCGCCCTGGGCAACTTTGCCACCGGCGTCACCGTGATCACCGCCGCCGACGCCTCGGGGCGCAAGGTCGGGGTCACCGCCAACAGTTTCAACTCGGTATCCCTCGACCCGCCGCTGGTGCTCTGGAGCATCGACAAGCGCTCCGGCAGCCATGCGGTGTTCGAGGCCGCCGGGCACTTCGCCGTGAACGTGCTGGCCGCCGACCAGATCGACCTGTCCAACACCTTCGCGCGCCCCAGCGAAGACCGCTTCGCCGGTATCGAGCATGAGACCGGCGAGGGCGGCGCGCCCCTGTTGCCGGGCTGTTCGGCGCGCTTTCGTTGCGAGAAGTTCCAGCAGATCGATGGCGGTGATCACTGGATTCTCATTGGCCGGGTGCTGGCGTTCGACGACCTGGGGCATGCCCCGCTGCTTTATCACCAGGGGGCCTATTCCAGGGTTCTGCCGCATGGGGTGATGGACCGTTGCGCGCAGGGGTAAATGGTTCGAGGTATTCGACATTAGAGTTGCAGTGCCTGTGAGATCGAGTGCCGCCCGCGCGGCGCTCGATCTCAAGAGCGCTGCAAGACTATCGCCAAGCACCTGGCAACACGGATCAAGCCCTGCGGCAGGCAGTGGCAAGACCCGCCCGGGTGCAGGCCGCAAAGTGACAGGGAAGAATCTTTCCCTCGTCCACCCAGGGCCCACCCATGACAATCAACAATAAGCTCACCGAGCACCTCAACCGTGGCAGCGTCGGCTTCCCCACCGCGCTGGCCAGCACCGTCGGCCTGATCATGGCCAGCCCCGTGATCCTCACCGCGACCATGGGCTTCGGCATCGGCGGCAGCGCCTTCGCCGTGGCCATGGTGATCGCCGCGGTGATGATGCTGGCGCAGTCGACTACCTTCGCCGAGGCGGCGGCGATCCTGCCGACCACCGGCTCCGTCTACGACTACATCAACTGCGGCCTGGGCCGTTTCTTCGCCATCACCGGCACTCTGTCGGCGTACCTGATCGTGCATGTGTTCGCCGGCACCGCCGAGACCATCCTCTCCGGGGTCATGGCCCTGGTGAACTTCGAGCACCTCAACACCCTGGCCGAGTCGGCCGGTGGTTCGTGGTTGCTGGGCGTGGGTTTCGTGCTGGTGTTCGGCGTGCTCAACGCTTTCGGCGTGAGCGCTTTTGGCCGCGCCGAAGTGGTGCTGACCTTCGGCATGTGGACCACGCTGATGGTGTTTGGCGTGCTTGGCCTGATCGCGGCGCCCGCCGTGGAGCTGGACGGGCCGTTCGGCGTGTCGCTGGTCGGCACCGACCTGATGACCATTCTGTCGCTGGTGGGCATGGCCATGTTCATGTTCGTCGGTTGCGAATTCGTCACCCCGCTGGCCCCGGAACTGCGCCGCTCGGCCTGGGTCATGCCCAAGGCCATGGCCCTGGGTTTGTTCGGCGTGGCCAGCTGCATGTTCATCTACGGCGCGGCGATGAAGCGCCAGGTGGAGAACGTCGTGCTTGACGCCGCCAGCGGCGTGCACCTGCTGGACACGCCCATGGCCATCCCGCGTTTCGCCGAGCAGGTGATGGGCGATATTGGCCCGGTGTGGCTGGGCATCGGCTTCCTGTTCGCCGGCGCCGCCACCATCAACACGCTGATGGCCGGGGTGCCGCGGATTCTCTACGGCATGGCGGTGGACGGGGCGCTGCCCAAGGTGTTCACCTACCTGCACCCACGGTTCAAGACGCCGTTGCTGTGCATCCTGGTGGTGGCGCTGATCCCGTGCCTGCACGCCTGGTACCTGGGCGGCAACACCGACAATATCCTGCACCTGGTGCTGGCGGCGGTGTGCGCCTGGAGCACCGCGTACCTGCTGGTGACCCTGTCGGTGGTGATCCTGCGCATCCGCCGGCCGGACCTGCCCCGCGCCTACCGCTCGCCGTGGTTCCCGCTGCCGCAGATCGTCTCCAGCATCGGCATACTGCTGGGCATGTGGTTCATCACCCCGCCGGGCATGAACCCGGCCGATGTCTACGTGCCGTTCGCCGTGATGCTCGGCGCCACCGCGGCCTACGCGCTGTTCTGGACGCTGTGTGTGCAGAAGGTCAACCCGTTCCGCCCGGCGCGGGTCGAGGACGTGCTGGAGAAGGAGTTCGCCGCCGAACCCGGTCATTCTCACCACGAGCAGGTGCGCCATGTCGGCAAGCTGGCTTGAACGCCTGACCGGCCCACGCACCCCGGCCGGTTATCGGCCTGGGGCGACCTTGCAGCGGGTGTGGCGAAACCTGGGATTGACGGATTTGCAATCCGCAGCATCGTTTACCTACCGCGAAGATGGCCCTCGGATCGAAGTGCGCGAGCGCACTGAGAGCCATCTGCTGATGCATCTGGTGCTGTGCGAGTTCATCCTGCAGGTGCCTGCCTTGGGGCAGGGCGCGGTGCGGGTGGAACTGCACCATACCGGGGCGTTGCGCCGAACGGGGCTGGCATGCCGCCTGCGGGGCGGCGATCAGGTGCTGTTCGAAGCGCTGCGCGAGCGCCTCGGGCGTGCTCAGGCTGTATTGATGCCGCTGGATTTCAAGCGCCTGGCCATCGAGTGCCGCGACGGTCAGTGGCGGGTAACCCTGGAGCATATGGGCGCCAGCGAGGTGGTCAATCGGGTGCCCGCGTTTCGCCGCTACATCCCCCTCGACATTGAGCAGCGCAAGCATCTCTGGCGAGCTTTCGATGCGCTGCAACTGATGCTGAGCGACCTGTAGAGCCAGGGGCCGCTTTGCGGCCTTGTGTCTTGCTCAATTCACCTGGCACGGAACCTGCTGCCAACACCGGCAAATAATGACAGTTGTACGCTCATTGATAACATGTTAACAATTAGCGCATAACAACAACGCCCGCGTGTGGAGGTTGCCATGCCCCAGCCCGTCACTCAGTGCAACGCCAGACCCGCCTTGGACGGCCTGGAGCGCTGGACCACGGCCATGCAGAAGGTCTGCGGCCGGTTCCAGACCGAACTGGCCTTCAACCGCTCGCTGTTCATCGGCGAGATCTCGACCTACAACCGCGCCGGCCTGGCCCTGGCCAACCTGCGCACCAACGCCGGCACTATCCGCCGCCTGGGCGACAACCCCGACCGCGACGACGACCAGCATTGCTTCCTGGTCAGCCAGCGCATGGGTTACTCGCAGATCACCCAGGATGGCGTGAGCATCCAGCTGTCGCCGGGCGAACTGCTGCTGATGGACTCGGTGGGCCCGTGCGAGATCACCCCGTTCGGCCTGATCGAGCATGTCTCGCTGTCATTGTCTCGCGAGCAGGTGCGCAAGCACGTGACCGGGCAGGGCGCGACCTTCGGCAAGATCTCCTCGACCAACGCCTGCGGGCGCATGCTGCACCTGCTGATGGACCAGTTGTGCCGCGAAGGCGACGAGGCCGGGGAAACCCAGGGCGAGGCACTGCAGGCGGCGTTCATCGCCTTGCTGGAGCCAGGTTTCGAGCGTGGTGACGACAATCCCGGATCGCTCGCCGGGCTCAGCGGCGCCAGCCTGCGCGGCTACGTGCAGAAGGTCATCGACGAGTCGCTGGGCCAGCCGGGCCTGACCCCGGCAAACCTGGCCGAGCGCCTGAGCATCTCGGTGCGTCATCTGTACCGTCTGTTCGAGGAGGAGGGCGACAGCGTCTGCCGCTACATCCAGCGTTCACGCCTCAAGCGCAGCGCGGATGACCTGTCCAACCCGTTCCTCAAGCGCGAGTCGATCACCTCGATTGCCTACAAGTGGGGATTCACCGACTCGGCGCATTTCAGCCGGGCATTCAAGAAGCACTTCGAGCAGTCGCCGAAGGATTTCCGGGCGATGGCTCTGATGCCTGGGCGGTAAGGACATCGCGGGGCAAGCCCGCTCCGACTAGGTTCTCATCGAACCTGTGGGAGCGGCGGTGCGCCGATGCGGCTTGCCCACGATGATGCAGTCAGACCAGACGCGCTCGCAGCCCTTCTACGTACTGCGCCACAAAACACCCATGTTCCGCCCCCGGCTGCTGCAACTCGATGAATGCCAGCATCGGGTCTTCCACCGCTGTCCTCACCCCCACCAACTCCTCCATCACCGCCAACCCACAGAACGGCACATAGGCCTCGGCATACCCACCCTCGTGCACCATCACCAATCGCCCTGAGCACAGCTGCTCGGCGGTCTCGCGCAGCATCCGCGTCATGACCCGGAACGACTCGCTGTGCAGCAGCATCCGCGCCAGCGGATCGACCGCGTTGGCGTCATAGCCGCAGGCCACCACGATCAACTCCGGCTGGAAGCGCTGCAATGCTGGCAACACGATCTGCTCCATCGCCTGCAGGTAACCCGCATGCCCGGTACCGGCCGGCAACGGAATGTTCAGGTTGCAGCCCTCGCCATCGCCCACGCCGCGTTCATCGGCGCCGCTGTAGCCCGGTGGGTAGCAATGCTCCTGGTGCAGGGACACGGTCAGCACGTCACCGCGCTGGGCATAGATCGACTGGGTGCCGTTGCCGTGGTGCACGTCCCAGTCGATCACCGCCACCCGTCCCAGGCCGTGGCGTGCCTTGGCCGCCTCAATAGCGATGGGGATGTTGGCCAGGAAGCAGAAGCCCATGGCCTGGTCGGCCAGGCAGTGGTGCCCCGGCGGGCGCGACAGCGCGTAGGCATTGTCGGCTTCGCCGCGCAGTACCGCGTCAACAGCGGCGATGGCCAGGCCAGCGGAGAGCCTGGCGATCTCGAAGGTGCCCGGGCCGATCGGCGCCTGCAGCCCCAGTTCGCCGCCACCGGCATCGCTCAGCGCCTTGAAGCGCGCCAGGTAATGCGACGGGTGCACGCGCAGCAGGTCGGCGTCGCTGGCGGCTTCGGCGCTGCGCTGCAGCAACTGGCGCGACAGGCCCGAGACGTCCATCAGGTTCTTCAGGCGTCGCTTGGTTTCCGGCGACTCGGCAAAGCCCGCGGCGGCGGGGGGCTGCACCCAACCGCCGACTGGCAGGGTGAGGGCATGCAGCCCGGCGCTGTGCCAGAAGCACAGTTCGTCGGAGAAAAACGCGGTACGGCGGCTCATGGGTGGACTCCAGTGGTGAGCGGGGAACGGTTAAGGCGGGCGAGCATCAGGCTGATGAACGCCAGCAGCAGGCAGCCGATGCTGCCGAGCAGCACGGCGGGCATGCCGTGGCGCGATTCGAGCAGCGGGCCGGCGATGGCCGGGCCCAGGGCCAGGCCGCCACCGATGACCAGGTTGGCGCTGTTCATCAGGCGCCCGGCGCGGTCGTGGTCGGCCAGGCAGGCAAGGATGAATGGCAAGGCGAAGGTCCAGCAGTACTTGAACAGCAGCGCGGCCAGGGCGAAACGGCGCAGGTCGGGGCTGCCCAGCAGCAGGGCGACGGCCAGCGCCATCAGGCCGATGCCCAAGGCCAGAGGCAGGTTGCGCGGCCAGCGTGGGCCGATCAGCGTGGCGCACAGCGAGCCGGCAATGCCCATCAGGGTGGCGATGGACAGGATCCGGCCACTGCTGCCCGGGTCGATCGCCGCGCTGGCGGCGATACTGCCGATGAAGGTCCACACCGCGCTGAGCCCCGTGTAGAACAGCAGTACCGCCAGCAGTCCGCACAGACCCGGGAGCCAGCGGTGCTCGAGCGGGGCGTGCGCAGGTTTCATCGGGCCGGGCGCGGCCGAGGCCGGAAAGGCGCCGGCCAGCGGCAGGCACAGCAGCATCAGCAGCGCCAGGCCCAGGTACAGGGCCTTGAGCCCGAATGCCCCGAACAGCGGCGGCAGCAGCCACAAGCCCACGGCGCCGAGGATCAATTGGCCGCTGACCCACAGCCCATACACCCGGTCGGGCTGCCGGCTGCTGGCCGCGCTGGCGATGCACACCACCATCAGCGTGCCGCCGGCCAGGGCGCTGAGCACGCGCAGGGCCATCAGCGCCAGGTAGCTGTCGCAGCCGGTCGAGGCCAGGTTGGCCAGGATGAACAGCAGCGCCGCGCCTCGCGCCACCCGACGCCAGTCCCAGCGGGGCTGCCAGTAGTAGGCGGGCAGGGTGGCCAGGCTCATGGCCGCCAGCTCCGCGGAAAACAGCTGGCCGACACGCGCCGGCCCGAGGCCCAGCTGGGCGGCGTACTGGCCAGCGACCGCCGGCGCGGTCATCAGCACGCAGGGCACCACGGCGGCGAACAGCACAATGGCCAGCAGCCGCAGCGGTGGCAGGCCGATAGCAGTGAAGACAGGCATGGCGATTCCTCAGAAGACGTGGACGAAACGCAGCAGCAGGTTGTCCTGGGCGTAGGCGTTGTCGGTGGAAACATTGCGGGTCAGGCCGAGCAGCACTTGGTTGCGCCGGTCGAGCCAATGGCCGAGCTCGAAGCCGACCTGGGTGTAGCGCTGGTGGCTGTTGTCCAGGTGCCGGTCATCGAGCTCCAGTTGGCCGCCGTCGGCGTGGATCAGGCGCAGGGCGCCGTAGGTGGTGGGAGTGAAGTCGTAGGAGGCGAAGGCCTGCAGGCGGTACAGCGGCTTCTGCTTGAGCTCGTTGTCGAAGTAATCGTCGTTGCGGCCGTACAACTGGGCTTCGAGATTGGCCTCGAGCAGCCAGCGTTCGCCCACGCCCTGGGTGTAGTTGTAGTTCAGGTGCAGCGCCCAGCGGTTGGCGCCGGGCGATACGCCGGGGTTGCTGGCGTGGTACTCGCCGACCGGCACGCTGAGCAATGCCAGCAGCCCGCTGTAGGTACGGTTTTGCGGATCGTTGATGAAGAACAGCGTGCCACCGACCTGCGGATCGCCGATGCCGCGCTCGCGGGTGTGGCCGTCGCTACCCGGCAGGCGCGCCTCGGTGTCGACGTAGGGCACGATGAATTGCGGCGTACACAACGTGCCGCAGATGTCAGTGAACCACAACTGGCGATAGGCGAAGGCGTTGACCGCCAGGTCGGCCTTGCCGTTGCCGTCGGCGGCGCCATGGTAGTCGTTGGCGCGGGTCAGCGGCAGGTACGCGACCCCCAGGCGGGTGCCCACCGGGGCACTGACGAAATCGCGGGCATTGAGGTCGGCGGCCTGGGCATGGGCGCCGGCCAGGGTGAGGGCCAAGGCAAGCCAGCGGCTGCGAGGGTCAAGCATGGGCGTGTTCCTTTGTTGTTGTGGTTGGCGAACAGCGGGCAAAGGCGCCCCAACCCCGCGAGCCAGGCTGGCGGGCTGGAGGGCGTCAGGAAGGGGTCAGAGCGGAGGGTGGTGCAGCAGCTGGGTGATCCCGGCCTTGCTGTTCACGCCCAGCTTGCTGTAGATGCTGCGGATGTGGTGGCGCACGGTATTGGGCGCCACCCCCAGTTCGCGGGCGATCTGTTTGTAGGTGCCGCCGCCGCCGAAGCGCTCGGCCACATCCGCCTCGCGGGCGCTGAGCTGGGCCAGGGCTGAACGGGGCCGGGCGGCCAGCAGGAACAGGTCGCCCACGGCGGTGGCGTCCAGTTGCAGGTGCTGGCCACGGTAGCTGGCGGGACTGACCTCGGCCGGCAGGTGCGGGCCGCTCCAGCGCGGCCATTCCAGCAGCAGGCGCTCGACGAAGCCGCGTTCGGCGTGGTGCAGGGTGCCCTGGCGGTCGCAGACGGCCAGCGACAGGGTGTTGGCGCCGTCCAGCGCCTCGCGCAGTGCCACCAGGGCGCGGATCTGGTTGGCGCCCTCGGCGGCCACCAGGTGCGGCATCAGGTGATCGAGCAGCAAGCGCTCGTGGGCGGTGAAGCTGGCCGCGCCGTGGGCCCGGTAGAGGGTCAGGTGCACGCTGAGGCGGGTCTGTGGGTCGATATGGATGATGCACAGGAACTCGCCGAAACCGTGGCGGGCGCCGAGCCAGCGCAGGCCCTCGGGGGCGTCGTCGGCCTGGCTGTCGACGATCACCGAGCGGCCCGGCTGGGCATGCACCTGCTGCACGGTGATGTCCTGGTGGCGAATCGACTGCCAGTCCTGCACGTAACCAGGCGGCAGCCTGTAGACATGGCTGCTGTGTTCGTGGGGCAAGCCGTCGACCAGCGCGGCGCGGCCCCACCAGGCCTTGTCGAACGGGATCAGCTCGCCGGCGCGTTCGAGCATGCGGTCATGGAAGCTTGGCAGCGGCTGTTCCTGGGCCAGGCGTTGCAGTTCCAGGACCAGGGCGTTGAACAGCGTGAAGCCTGGGGACGCGAGGAAATCGGACATGGGCGGTACCTGGCTGCGACGTTCTTGTTGTTGTCAGGGCCTGGGGGAGTATCGCCAAGTGGGGAGGGGTAAGACCATCCTGCAGATGCAGGATACAGTGCCTGAAGCGTCATAGGCGTGGGAGCGGGCTTGTCCCGCGATAGCATCAGTCTGCCTGACGAGGATGTACCGGCAGCCGCTATCGCGGGGCAAGCCCGCTCCCATAGGGAGGTATCAGGCAATCGCCAGGTAATGCTTCACAAAGGTCTCGCTCAGCACTTCCCACAGCACCGGCGTGCCCTTGGTCACGAACCAGGCATCACCCGCTTTGTAGCGCGTCACCTGACCGGTGGATTCATCGGTCAGCTGGATCTCGCCGGTCACGATCACCGCCTGCTCGCTGAACGGATAGACCATGCGGAACTTGCCTTGGGTGGTGCCGAAGTAGGCGCTGCTGAGCGGATCGGTGGGGGCGCCGTGGGTCATCTTGCCGTAGCACTTGACCTCGCCTTCGAGGATGGTCGAGCCCAGGTCGGCAACGGTGCCCCAGGCGTCGAGTTCGGACAGTTGCACACCCTGGCGGACGGCGGTGAGGGTCATGGTGGTTCTCCTGGTCTTGTTCAAAAGGAATCAACGGCGGCCGTTGAAGAAGCCCGACAGCTGATGCACGGTCTTGCCGGCGGTCAGCAGCAGCGGGCGGATATGGTCCTTGCCGAGGATGCGCGCATGCTTGACCGAGCTGATCAGGTCGTAGCGGCTGGAGCCTTCGCTCATGCCTTCGGCGAGAATCTTGCAGATGATGTGGCTGGGGGTGACGCCAAAGCCCGAATAGCCCTGCACGTAGAAAGCGTTGGGGCGGTTGCTCAGGGTGCCGATCTGCGGGAACAGGTTGGCGCTGGTGGCCATCGGCCCGCCCCAGGCCAGGTCGATGCGCACGTCCTTGAGGTAGGGGAAGATCTTCAGCATCAGGTTGCGGTTCCAGGCCTTCAGATCCTTCGGGATGTGTTCCACGAACGGGGTGGC
This window of the Pseudomonas mosselii genome carries:
- a CDS encoding DUF3156 family protein; this translates as MSASWLERLTGPRTPAGYRPGATLQRVWRNLGLTDLQSAASFTYREDGPRIEVRERTESHLLMHLVLCEFILQVPALGQGAVRVELHHTGALRRTGLACRLRGGDQVLFEALRERLGRAQAVLMPLDFKRLAIECRDGQWRVTLEHMGASEVVNRVPAFRRYIPLDIEQRKHLWRAFDALQLMLSDL
- a CDS encoding class II histone deacetylase — its product is MSRRTAFFSDELCFWHSAGLHALTLPVGGWVQPPAAAGFAESPETKRRLKNLMDVSGLSRQLLQRSAEAASDADLLRVHPSHYLARFKALSDAGGGELGLQAPIGPGTFEIARLSAGLAIAAVDAVLRGEADNAYALSRPPGHHCLADQAMGFCFLANIPIAIEAAKARHGLGRVAVIDWDVHHGNGTQSIYAQRGDVLTVSLHQEHCYPPGYSGADERGVGDGEGCNLNIPLPAGTGHAGYLQAMEQIVLPALQRFQPELIVVACGYDANAVDPLARMLLHSESFRVMTRMLRETAEQLCSGRLVMVHEGGYAEAYVPFCGLAVMEELVGVRTAVEDPMLAFIELQQPGAEHGCFVAQYVEGLRARLV
- a CDS encoding cupin domain-containing protein; the encoded protein is MTLTAVRQGVQLSELDAWGTVADLGSTILEGEVKCYGKMTHGAPTDPLSSAYFGTTQGKFRMVYPFSEQAVIVTGEIQLTDESTGQVTRYKAGDAWFVTKGTPVLWEVLSETFVKHYLAIA
- a CDS encoding p-hydroxyphenylacetate 3-hydroxylase oxygenase component; translation: MKKPNSLLEDLKPLLPAIAARADQAERERSVPVENIAALKAIGLHKAFLPRHYGGLEISLPQFAECIAALAGACASTAWAMSLLCTHSHQLAMFPARLQDEIWGRDPDATASSSIAPFGRTEEVEGGVLFSGEMGWSSGCDHAEWAIMGFRRANPEGGQDYCFAVLPRSDYQIRDDWFAAGMRASGSRTLIVERAFVPEHRIQKARDMMEGQSAGFGLYPDSAIYFNPYRPYFASGFSTVSLGIAERMLEVFRDKTRNRVRAYTGAAVGAATPALMRLAESTHQVAAARALLEKSWEQIAEYSARHQYPTRTELTYWRTNQGYAVKLCIQAVDRLMEAAGGGAWFDGNELQRLFRDAHMTGAHAYTDYDVCAQILGRELMGLEPDPAMT
- a CDS encoding APC family permease; translated protein: MTINNKLTEHLNRGSVGFPTALASTVGLIMASPVILTATMGFGIGGSAFAVAMVIAAVMMLAQSTTFAEAAAILPTTGSVYDYINCGLGRFFAITGTLSAYLIVHVFAGTAETILSGVMALVNFEHLNTLAESAGGSWLLGVGFVLVFGVLNAFGVSAFGRAEVVLTFGMWTTLMVFGVLGLIAAPAVELDGPFGVSLVGTDLMTILSLVGMAMFMFVGCEFVTPLAPELRRSAWVMPKAMALGLFGVASCMFIYGAAMKRQVENVVLDAASGVHLLDTPMAIPRFAEQVMGDIGPVWLGIGFLFAGAATINTLMAGVPRILYGMAVDGALPKVFTYLHPRFKTPLLCILVVALIPCLHAWYLGGNTDNILHLVLAAVCAWSTAYLLVTLSVVILRIRRPDLPRAYRSPWFPLPQIVSSIGILLGMWFITPPGMNPADVYVPFAVMLGATAAYALFWTLCVQKVNPFRPARVEDVLEKEFAAEPGHSHHEQVRHVGKLA
- the feaR gene encoding transcriptional regulator FeaR, which codes for MPQPVTQCNARPALDGLERWTTAMQKVCGRFQTELAFNRSLFIGEISTYNRAGLALANLRTNAGTIRRLGDNPDRDDDQHCFLVSQRMGYSQITQDGVSIQLSPGELLLMDSVGPCEITPFGLIEHVSLSLSREQVRKHVTGQGATFGKISSTNACGRMLHLLMDQLCREGDEAGETQGEALQAAFIALLEPGFERGDDNPGSLAGLSGASLRGYVQKVIDESLGQPGLTPANLAERLSISVRHLYRLFEEEGDSVCRYIQRSRLKRSADDLSNPFLKRESITSIAYKWGFTDSAHFSRAFKKHFEQSPKDFRAMALMPGR
- a CDS encoding MFS transporter; the encoded protein is MPVFTAIGLPPLRLLAIVLFAAVVPCVLMTAPAVAGQYAAQLGLGPARVGQLFSAELAAMSLATLPAYYWQPRWDWRRVARGAALLFILANLASTGCDSYLALMALRVLSALAGGTLMVVCIASAASSRQPDRVYGLWVSGQLILGAVGLWLLPPLFGAFGLKALYLGLALLMLLCLPLAGAFPASAAPGPMKPAHAPLEHRWLPGLCGLLAVLLFYTGLSAVWTFIGSIAASAAIDPGSSGRILSIATLMGIAGSLCATLIGPRWPRNLPLALGIGLMALAVALLLGSPDLRRFALAALLFKYCWTFALPFILACLADHDRAGRLMNSANLVIGGGLALGPAIAGPLLESRHGMPAVLLGSIGCLLLAFISLMLARLNRSPLTTGVHP
- a CDS encoding helix-turn-helix transcriptional regulator, whose translation is MSDFLASPGFTLFNALVLELQRLAQEQPLPSFHDRMLERAGELIPFDKAWWGRAALVDGLPHEHSSHVYRLPPGYVQDWQSIRHQDITVQQVHAQPGRSVIVDSQADDAPEGLRWLGARHGFGEFLCIIHIDPQTRLSVHLTLYRAHGAASFTAHERLLLDHLMPHLVAAEGANQIRALVALREALDGANTLSLAVCDRQGTLHHAERGFVERLLLEWPRWSGPHLPAEVSPASYRGQHLQLDATAVGDLFLLAARPRSALAQLSAREADVAERFGGGGTYKQIARELGVAPNTVRHHIRSIYSKLGVNSKAGITQLLHHPPL
- a CDS encoding transporter, with translation MLDPRSRWLALALTLAGAHAQAADLNARDFVSAPVGTRLGVAYLPLTRANDYHGAADGNGKADLAVNAFAYRQLWFTDICGTLCTPQFIVPYVDTEARLPGSDGHTRERGIGDPQVGGTLFFINDPQNRTYSGLLALLSVPVGEYHASNPGVSPGANRWALHLNYNYTQGVGERWLLEANLEAQLYGRNDDYFDNELKQKPLYRLQAFASYDFTPTTYGALRLIHADGGQLELDDRHLDNSHQRYTQVGFELGHWLDRRNQVLLGLTRNVSTDNAYAQDNLLLRFVHVF